In Kineococcus rhizosphaerae, the genomic stretch TCACGAGAACGGGGTCGTCGCGGTTCCGGCGGGTGTCCCCCTCGATCGGGCCTGCCTCGTCGGGTGCTCCGTGCTGACCGGTGTCGGTGCGACAACCCGCAGCGTCCGGATCCCGCTGGGCGCCGACGTTCTTGTCGTGGGCTGTGGGGGAGTCGGTATGGCGGCTGTCCAAGGCGCGCGGCTCGGTGGAGCCGGTCGGGTGATTGCCGTGGACATCAGTCCAGCCAAGCTCGACGCCGCCAAGGAGTTCGGAGCGACCCACGTCATCAACGCCGCACACCAAGACGTTCTCCAGGCCGTGCGAGAGCTCACCGGCGCCGGCGTCGATTTCGCTTTCGAGGCCATCGGCCGCCGCGAGACCGTCGAACAGGCAGTCGCCTGCCTAGGCCCGGGCGGAACGGCGACCGTGTTGGGAATGATTCCCGACGATCAACCTGTGAGGATCCCGGCCACCGACCTGCTGTTCAACGAGAAGAAGTTACAGGGATCGTTCATCGGATCTAACCAGTTTCGCACCGATGTCCCGCGGCTGCTTGAGCTCTATGCCCAGGGACGCCTAAAACTGGACGAGATGATCTCTATGCGCCTTCCGATGGACCACATCAACGAAGGCTTTGACGCGTTGCGACGGGGCGAGGTAACCCGAGCCGTGGTGGAGGTGAGCCAAGCATGAAGCCGCTGATCGGCCTGACCGGGCGCCGACTGTCTTCGGCCCAACTTGCCAGCTTTGAAGAGCGGTACCGGCAAACTTCGGTGGACGTATATTTTGCTGATTTCGCTCGCCGTGTTGACCGCGCAGGCGGCCTGCCGGTGGAACTTCCCTACGAGTCCGCTGGGCATGAGATCCTGACCCGGCTCGACGGCCTGGTGGTGACAGGGGGTCAGGATGTGGATCCGCGGCTGTGGGGTGGCGATCCGGCGCTTTCCCAGGAGCCGTTCGACCCCGACCGGGACCGCTACGAAGCCGGCCTGCTGCGGCACGCCGTTGCCCTCGGCGTTCCCACCCTCGCCATCTGCCGCGGGGTACAACTGCTGAACGTCGCCTTCGGGGGCACCCTCGTCGGCGACCTTCCCCACCACGATATCGACCACACCTCCCCCGATTACCCTGTGGAGGCGGAGACCCACGACGTCATCCTGCAGCCCGGGTCCTTGGCGGCGGGACTCTACGGCCCTCGGATCGCGGTCAACTCCCTGCACCACCAAGCGGTGGCGGATTGTCCGTCGGAGTTCCTCATCAGTGGGCGGGCCCCCGATGGGACGGCGGAGGTTTTGGAGATGCCCGGTCACCCCGTGCTCGGGGTCCAATGGCACCCAGAGTGGCGCACCGGCGACGACCAGGCCTTTACCTGGCTGGTCAACTGCTCCCTCGACCGGGCCTGGGGCATCGATGTTGCTTCATGAGTACAGCGTGCTGGATGCAACGGCTCTGGCCGAAGGCCTGCGCAGCGGCGAGTTCAGCGCCGTCGAGGTCCGCGCTGCTGCGGTCGCTGCTGTCACCGCCGTGGACCCCGTCCTCAACGCGGTAGTCGGTGAGCGGCTCGAGCTATCCCCACTGGATGTCGATCCCGACCCCAGGAAGCACGGTGACTACCGGCACGTGCCCTTCGCGGTCAAGGACCTGGTGTGCCAGGCGGCGGGAGTGCTACACGAAAGTGGGAGCGCCCTGACTGCTGGACATCGAGCAGAGCAGGACAGCGCGCTGATGCTGCGGTGGCGCCGTGCGGGGCTCGACGTCTTGTACCGCACAAGCACCCCGGAGTTCGGTCTCAGTTGCACCACCGAGTCCGCCATTGGCGGAGCAACGCATAATCCGTGGGACACGACCCGCACGCCGGGGGGGAGTAGCGGTGGCAGTGCTGCCCTGGTAGCCGCTGGCGCACTGCCGTGGGCTCATGCGAACGACGCTGCAGGCTCCATCCGGATCCCGGCCGCGCTGTGCGGACTCATCGGACTCAAACCAAGCCGAGGCAGGGTTCCCACCGGACCCGACAGTGACGACCCGTTGTTCGGACTCTCCACTGAGTTTGCCATCACCCGCAGCGTGCGCGATACCGCAGCCCTGCTAGACATCGCCGGCGGCAAGGCGACCGGTGAGCGCTACCTCCTTCCCACCCCGACCAATGGGTGGCTGGCGGAGCTCTCTTCCTCCGCATCCCGACCTTTGCGCATCGCCGTTAGTTCCACCTCGCCTTTCGGTGGACCCGTCGACGCCGACTGCGTGCGCGCCGTTACTGAGACCGCTCACACCTTGGCTGCGTTGGGCCACCACGTCATCAACGTCGACCTCGGCATCGACGGTGACGAGTTCATCGAGATGAGCTCCATATTTTGGTCCGCGTCCATCGCCGAGACCGTCCGCAGCGTACGACCGCGCCCCGGTCGACCAGCGAACGTGGGGTTGCGTCCGGTGACTCGCGTCTTCGCAGACGCGGGTGAACACCTCTCCTGGCAACAGGTCGCCGCCGCGCGGGCATGGCAGAACCGGATCACCCGTCAGATTGCGGAACAGCAGGCCAAGACCTACGACTTGCTGGTGACTCCATCCACAGCCCGCCCCGCCTGGCCGACGTCGGAACCGTCCATGGATGAGGTTCCTGCTTCGCCTGCGGAATGGCTGCGGCGCCTGTTCGCCTACGTGCCCTTCACACCGCTGGCCAACGTTACCGGTGCGCCAGCTATCACGCTGCCGGCCCGCCCCGCAGGACACCTGCCTGTCGGTGTCCAGTTCACCGCAGCGCTGGGAGAGGAGTCTCTACTCCTGTCCGTAGCCGCCCACCTGGAAGCCGTCGCCGACTGGACCCGTCTGCGACCCGAGAGTCACCTTTCACACCCGGAGACACCTCGTGCCTGAGCTCGTGACCGCGGCACCGCCGATCGCTACGGACGTGTCTCGTTCGTGGGCCGAACGGGCTGACCATCTGGTCCTACCGTCGGCCATGTGGATCGATGGGGGACATCACACCGGTCCCATCGGGGGTCGACCGCTCATCAGTCCTCGCGACGGCTCCGTCCTCACCACGCTGGCGGCCGCCGACACTCGAACCCTCGACCACGCGGTGGCCTCCGCTCGGGCTGCGTTCGAGCGCGGTACGTGGTCGCGTGCGACGGCCCGTCAACGGGGTCGGGTCCTCCGGCTCTGGGCCGATCTGGTCGAGGCAGAGCGCGAGACCCTAGCGCTACTCATCTCTCTGGAAATGGGCAAGCCAATCTCTGCTGCCCTCGACGTCGAGACCCGGGCCGCAGTGAGCTCACTGCGCTGGTACGGCGAGATCGCCGACAAGCTGATGGACGAGTCCCCTCGAGGGGTCGACGGCGCTCTGGCTCTCGTCACCCGCGAACCGATCGGAGTTCTGGGCATGATCACTCCGTGGAACATGCCCATCACGTTGCTCACCTGGAAGTTGGCGGCGGCGCTGGCCGCCGGCAACAGCCTCGTCGTCAAGCCAGCGGACCAGTCACCCTTGTCTACCTTGTTCCTGGCCGAGCTTGGGACCAGAGCCGGGCTGCCCGACTCCGTTCTGCAAGTTCTCGTCGGCCGCGGGTCGGTAGTCGGCGCAGCTATGGGGCGTCACCCCGACCTCGACGGTTTGTCGTTCACCGGCTCCACGGCGGTCGGTAAGGGGCTGCTGAGCGATGCGGGAGCCTCCAACGCCAAACAGCTGTGGCTGGAGCTTGGGGGCAAGACGCCCGTCGTGGTACTGCCTGACGCCGACATGGACGCCGCAGCCGACGCGATCGCGTGGGGAATTACCTTCAACAGCGGTCAGCTGTGCACCGCGACATCCCGCCTCATTGTGCACGAGAGCGTCCAAGAGCAGCTCACAGTCTTGGTGGTCGACCGCATCAGGGCTAAGGTGATCGGCGATCCCCTGGAATCCAGTACCGAGATCGGGCCGCTGGCCAGTTCGACGCATCGCTCCGACGTCTTAGCTCATATCGAGCGCGGACTAGACGACGGAGCGGTCCTCGTCTCCGGCTCTGCCGACCCCCTCAACGGACCGGGCTGGTTCCTCGAGCCGGTGGTGTTTACCCACGTCCAACCGCAGATGGCCCTTGCGCAAGACGAGATCTTCGGACCCGTCCTTTCCATCCTCTCCTTTCGTGACACGGAACAGGCGATCGCATTGGCCAACGATAGCGTGTACGGCCTCGGCTCCTCCGTGTGGACGCGCGACATCTCCCAGGCCGTAAAGATCTCCCGGTGCCTCGACGCGGGAATGGTCTGGGTCAACTGCTTCGAAGAGGGCGACATGACCGTCCCCTTCGGGGGCCGTAAGCAATCTGGCCACGGGGCGGACAAGAGCATCCACGGGCTGGAGAAATTCACCAACCTCAAGACCACCTGGATCCAGCTGTGAAAAGAGCTACCGTGACCCACGACGACCCGAGAATAGTTATCGTTGGCAGCGGGTTCTCCGGAATCTGCGCGGCCGTCAAGCTGATGGAAGCCGGTTTCCACAAACTAACCATCCTTGAACGTGGAGAGGACGTCGGCGGTACCTGGAGAGACAACAACTACCCCGGTTGTGCCTGCGACGTCCCCGCCGTTCTGTACTCGTTCTCCTTCGCGCCCAACCCAGACTGGAGTCGCCGGTACTGCGGCCACGACGAGCTATTCGCCTACTTGCGAGGTGTCGCCGACCGATACAGCCTTCGCCCGCACATTCGGTTCAAGACTGACGTCACCCGAATGTCCTACGATGTTGAGACCGCCCAGTGGCAGGTGACCACGGGTAGCGGGGAAGTCCTCATCGCCGACGTCGTCGTGAATGGGACAGGCACTCTGAGCCAGCCCAGCATTCCCCGCCTGGAAGGCCTGAGCAGCTTCACCGGGGAGGTCTTCCACTCGGCCACCTGGGACCACGCGAAACCGCTGGAAGGGCG encodes the following:
- a CDS encoding gamma-glutamyl-gamma-aminobutyrate hydrolase family protein, with amino-acid sequence MKPLIGLTGRRLSSAQLASFEERYRQTSVDVYFADFARRVDRAGGLPVELPYESAGHEILTRLDGLVVTGGQDVDPRLWGGDPALSQEPFDPDRDRYEAGLLRHAVALGVPTLAICRGVQLLNVAFGGTLVGDLPHHDIDHTSPDYPVEAETHDVILQPGSLAAGLYGPRIAVNSLHHQAVADCPSEFLISGRAPDGTAEVLEMPGHPVLGVQWHPEWRTGDDQAFTWLVNCSLDRAWGIDVAS
- a CDS encoding amidase, with the translated sequence MLDATALAEGLRSGEFSAVEVRAAAVAAVTAVDPVLNAVVGERLELSPLDVDPDPRKHGDYRHVPFAVKDLVCQAAGVLHESGSALTAGHRAEQDSALMLRWRRAGLDVLYRTSTPEFGLSCTTESAIGGATHNPWDTTRTPGGSSGGSAALVAAGALPWAHANDAAGSIRIPAALCGLIGLKPSRGRVPTGPDSDDPLFGLSTEFAITRSVRDTAALLDIAGGKATGERYLLPTPTNGWLAELSSSASRPLRIAVSSTSPFGGPVDADCVRAVTETAHTLAALGHHVINVDLGIDGDEFIEMSSIFWSASIAETVRSVRPRPGRPANVGLRPVTRVFADAGEHLSWQQVAAARAWQNRITRQIAEQQAKTYDLLVTPSTARPAWPTSEPSMDEVPASPAEWLRRLFAYVPFTPLANVTGAPAITLPARPAGHLPVGVQFTAALGEESLLLSVAAHLEAVADWTRLRPESHLSHPETPRA
- a CDS encoding Zn-dependent alcohol dehydrogenase; amino-acid sequence: MRAAVLVEPGRLDLQDVVLDEPGPREVEIRTAAVGLCHSDLHYIDGTFSTSLPEILGHEAAGVVTRVGSEVESVRIGDHVVTCLTIFCGHCRYCTDGHLSICANRSALRKRPRPVATTPDGTAIGTMSGIGGFAERMVVHENGVVAVPAGVPLDRACLVGCSVLTGVGATTRSVRIPLGADVLVVGCGGVGMAAVQGARLGGAGRVIAVDISPAKLDAAKEFGATHVINAAHQDVLQAVRELTGAGVDFAFEAIGRRETVEQAVACLGPGGTATVLGMIPDDQPVRIPATDLLFNEKKLQGSFIGSNQFRTDVPRLLELYAQGRLKLDEMISMRLPMDHINEGFDALRRGEVTRAVVEVSQA
- a CDS encoding aldehyde dehydrogenase family protein, which gives rise to MWIDGGHHTGPIGGRPLISPRDGSVLTTLAAADTRTLDHAVASARAAFERGTWSRATARQRGRVLRLWADLVEAERETLALLISLEMGKPISAALDVETRAAVSSLRWYGEIADKLMDESPRGVDGALALVTREPIGVLGMITPWNMPITLLTWKLAAALAAGNSLVVKPADQSPLSTLFLAELGTRAGLPDSVLQVLVGRGSVVGAAMGRHPDLDGLSFTGSTAVGKGLLSDAGASNAKQLWLELGGKTPVVVLPDADMDAAADAIAWGITFNSGQLCTATSRLIVHESVQEQLTVLVVDRIRAKVIGDPLESSTEIGPLASSTHRSDVLAHIERGLDDGAVLVSGSADPLNGPGWFLEPVVFTHVQPQMALAQDEIFGPVLSILSFRDTEQAIALANDSVYGLGSSVWTRDISQAVKISRCLDAGMVWVNCFEEGDMTVPFGGRKQSGHGADKSIHGLEKFTNLKTTWIQL